The stretch of DNA ATCCGCGTCAGCGAGACGGCAAAGGGGATGATGTCGCGTTCGACATAGTTGCCGGCGAGCAGCGCCCGGCTGGCATGAGCCTCGCGCAAGGCCGCCATGGCGGCGGCGGGATCCAGCCCGCGCGCCTCCTCACCGTCCCCGTCCGTCCCGACATGGGAGACGCCGATCGGCAGGATGTCGATGGCCGCCTCGAGGACGCGCGTCCCCTCCAGCCAGTTGATATAGGAGCCGTCGTCCACCACGGAGGCGGACAGGTTCCAGTTGAACAGGCACAACACAGAACGCTCCCCGAAGCTCATGCGCGGGATCCCTGACTGCGGATGCCGGGTGGTATCACGGCGGGGTGTAAGGGCCGGTTTCGTCGAAAGCTTCAATTTGACCGATCGTCAGCCGGCTCGCCATCACGGGGCGGTGCCGGCTCGGGCGCCAGCCAGCCGCGATAACGCACCAGACGGCCGATTCCCGGCAGGGCGATCGGCACGTCGAAGCGGAAGCGGCCCTCGGCATCGACCGATTCGCGCGCCAGGGAGGCCGGCGCCAGCCCGACCGGCAGCGCCAGCGGGCCGAGGCGCCAGCCGACCAGGCGCATGGTCAGCCCCTCCGTCGTCGCCGCCAGCGCCAGCTCGAAATCGAAGGGCGCGAAGCGCTCGCGCAGCCGGCCGGGACCGAGAGGCGACAGCCGGCTGCGAAAGCGGCGGCCGCCGAAATCCCGTTCCCAGGTCTCGGCGCCTGCGGCATCGAGGCGCATGACCACGCGCACCGGCACCTGTCGCCCCGCGGCCGGCAGACGGAACAGGTGCGCCAGCCACGATGCCGGCAGCGATTCCGGGCCCTCGACCTCCGCCATGCCGGCGAGCCGCGTCACCGGCCCCAGGCGATGGGCGCGGCCAACCGCCTGGGGCAAGATCGCAAAGGACGGTCCCAGCGCCGCCTCGACCGGCGAGAGCGGATGGCACAGGCTGCGGGCGAGGCCGATGCGCAGCCGCGAGGCCTCGGCGGCAACTGCGTCGAGACCGACGAGGCCGGCAGCCGCGCGCGCTCCCGGCGCCAGGGCGCCGCGTCCGCCGGCCAGCTGCCGGACCAGGGCAAGGGCCGGCAGGGTCGGCACCGAGGGGCCGTCGCCGGCCTCGGCGACCAGGGTCCAGGCGGCGAGCACCGGCCGGTCCTCGCCGTCGCGCCCGGCCGCCTCGACGATCATGCCGCCGCGATCGCTGCCGAACCTCTCGCACCAGGCGGCGGCACGGCGGAGCAGCGGCGCGAGGGGCACGAGGCTGCGCGCCAGGCCCGCGCGCGGCAGC from Labrys wisconsinensis encodes:
- a CDS encoding SDR family oxidoreductase encodes the protein MIRVLVVGGAGVFGSRLVEGLAATTDLAVIVAGRDPGRSAAAAAAVRARYPAARIETVVLDVRTATPAELAATGAGIVVDAAGPFQGARPRLAEAAIAAGLDYLDLADARDFVAAFPALDAAARAAGVVAITGASSTPALSHAVLDALTAGWTRIDRVEAGISPGNRAPRGLSVVAAILSWAGRPVRLFLDGGWTTRPGWSDTVRRRIGDLGERRLALAETPDLDLLAARYRPRDAALFRAGLELGLLHGGLALLALLPRAGLARSLVPLAPLLRRAAAWCERFGSDRGGMIVEAAGRDGEDRPVLAAWTLVAEAGDGPSVPTLPALALVRQLAGGRGALAPGARAAAGLVGLDAVAAEASRLRIGLARSLCHPLSPVEAALGPSFAILPQAVGRAHRLGPVTRLAGMAEVEGPESLPASWLAHLFRLPAAGRQVPVRVVMRLDAAGAETWERDFGGRRFRSRLSPLGPGRLRERFAPFDFELALAATTEGLTMRLVGWRLGPLALPVGLAPASLARESVDAEGRFRFDVPIALPGIGRLVRYRGWLAPEPAPPRDGEPADDRSN